In one window of Lewinella sp. 4G2 DNA:
- a CDS encoding mechanosensitive ion channel domain-containing protein: MGGSVVSLVAVLLLFPVAVVVLGEIIIRLKVEGRDYAKSVSLARNVVVPLLAIYFLVTRLGNFGGDHDLSKLVLTAVIIVGLAAVMGIINGVLFETSNSTQKVPKLFLDLGRILVIVVGIGFTLSYVWGKDLSSLATALGVSSIVLGLALQDTLGNLFNGITLINERPFQVGDFIEVDGHAGRVVEVNWRAVRLLTRERDLIVLPHIKVSQSAIMNHSQPEVHWAQKLMLGFSYDHAPNFVKRVMLEVCEATPGIMAFPEPEVKVDDFADSAVVYEIEYYIENYGLHEDVKNDFMTRVWYAAKRNGIDIPYPQVNIHQEPQLEKQADEDNARSRHLDFAIKMLNIPEDVEHIADEKGVELLSYGEGENIINYNINNTGLYLLVSGEVQLLTRSAAGVPKMISELHRGDFINQILQTGSRKNIVAAKATEDSEVIYFPQEIVRRLVNRYPQLAHRTEEIMVSRRQQIKKIKAVTENQN; encoded by the coding sequence ATGGGTGGATCAGTAGTATCATTAGTTGCCGTCCTTTTACTCTTTCCGGTTGCGGTCGTCGTACTGGGAGAGATCATCATCCGCCTGAAGGTAGAAGGCCGCGACTACGCGAAATCAGTTAGCCTGGCGCGCAACGTGGTTGTCCCACTCCTGGCAATCTACTTCCTGGTGACAAGGTTGGGTAATTTTGGTGGGGACCACGACCTCTCTAAACTAGTACTGACGGCAGTGATCATCGTCGGCCTGGCAGCCGTGATGGGGATCATCAACGGCGTCCTGTTCGAGACTAGTAACAGTACCCAAAAAGTCCCTAAATTATTTCTGGATCTGGGCCGTATCCTCGTTATCGTTGTTGGAATTGGCTTCACCCTCAGCTACGTTTGGGGAAAGGATCTCAGCAGTTTGGCGACTGCCCTTGGCGTCAGTTCGATCGTATTAGGTCTGGCTCTGCAGGATACGCTGGGCAACCTGTTTAACGGAATTACGCTGATCAACGAACGTCCCTTTCAGGTAGGTGATTTCATTGAAGTGGATGGCCACGCCGGGCGGGTAGTGGAAGTCAACTGGCGGGCCGTCCGCCTGCTAACGCGGGAGCGTGACCTCATCGTCTTGCCCCACATCAAAGTGAGCCAATCGGCCATCATGAACCACAGCCAACCCGAGGTGCACTGGGCCCAAAAGTTGATGCTGGGCTTTTCCTACGATCACGCGCCCAACTTCGTCAAACGGGTGATGCTGGAAGTTTGCGAAGCCACCCCGGGCATCATGGCATTTCCCGAACCGGAAGTGAAAGTGGATGACTTTGCGGACAGCGCCGTCGTGTACGAGATTGAATATTACATTGAAAATTACGGCCTTCACGAAGACGTCAAGAATGACTTTATGACCCGGGTCTGGTACGCCGCCAAGCGTAACGGGATCGATATTCCTTACCCACAGGTCAACATCCACCAGGAACCACAACTGGAAAAGCAGGCGGACGAAGACAATGCCCGCAGCCGCCACCTGGATTTCGCCATCAAGATGCTCAATATCCCAGAAGATGTGGAGCACATCGCCGACGAGAAGGGCGTGGAATTGCTTTCCTACGGTGAGGGCGAAAATATCATCAATTACAACATCAACAATACGGGCTTGTACTTGCTCGTCTCCGGTGAAGTACAGCTCCTGACCAGGTCCGCCGCCGGCGTCCCCAAGATGATCTCCGAACTGCACCGCGGCGACTTCATCAACCAGATTCTGCAAACCGGGAGCCGAAAGAACATCGTTGCGGCTAAAGCGACGGAGGACTCGGAAGTCATCTACTTCCCCCAGGAAATTGTGCGCCGCCTCGTCAACCGTTACCCGCAGCTCGCTCACCGGACGGAGGAGATCATGGTATCCCGCCGCCAACAGATCAAGAAGATCAAGGCGGTGACGGAGAACCAGAATTAA
- a CDS encoding N(4)-(beta-N-acetylglucosaminyl)-L-asparaginase, protein MPNRRKFLKAIPLAAAAPGLLACAPEDQPENLPGKPVVISTWQHGQAANVAAWKIISAGGSALDAVEAGARVTEADPEVHTVGLGSFPDRDGIVSLDACIMGPDGDCGSVANVRDILHPVTVARMVMERTPHVMISGAGATDFALSQGMERTELLTEFGREALAKWRTKNPDYLPKINVENHDTIGILALDVNGDLAGACTTSGAAFKYGGRVGDSPIIGAGLYVDNTIGAATATGWGEAVIRACGTFLVVEFMRQGHSPTDACRLAVERVIEKNPDWKSIQVGFIAINKAGETGAYCLQSGFDFAVLNAQTDNQMFRPGYKIEAS, encoded by the coding sequence ATGCCGAACCGCCGTAAATTTCTCAAAGCAATCCCTCTGGCCGCCGCGGCCCCGGGGCTCCTTGCTTGTGCGCCGGAGGACCAACCCGAGAACCTTCCCGGCAAGCCCGTCGTCATCTCCACTTGGCAGCACGGCCAGGCGGCCAACGTCGCTGCCTGGAAAATCATCTCCGCCGGCGGGTCCGCCCTCGATGCGGTGGAAGCCGGCGCGCGGGTTACGGAAGCCGACCCCGAAGTGCACACCGTCGGCCTTGGTTCCTTCCCCGACCGGGACGGTATTGTTTCCCTCGACGCCTGCATTATGGGGCCCGACGGCGACTGTGGTAGTGTGGCCAACGTCCGGGACATCCTTCACCCAGTCACCGTAGCCCGGATGGTAATGGAGCGAACACCCCACGTCATGATTTCCGGGGCTGGAGCTACTGATTTCGCCCTCTCCCAGGGGATGGAACGTACCGAGTTACTCACCGAATTTGGCCGGGAGGCCCTGGCCAAATGGCGGACCAAGAATCCAGACTACCTCCCAAAGATCAACGTCGAGAACCACGATACCATCGGTATCCTAGCGCTGGATGTAAATGGCGATCTGGCGGGAGCTTGCACCACCAGCGGCGCCGCATTCAAGTACGGTGGCCGGGTGGGTGACTCTCCCATTATCGGGGCGGGCCTGTACGTTGACAACACCATCGGCGCCGCTACGGCTACCGGTTGGGGCGAAGCCGTCATTCGCGCATGCGGCACTTTTTTGGTCGTAGAATTTATGCGCCAGGGTCATTCGCCCACCGACGCCTGCCGCCTCGCCGTTGAGCGAGTGATCGAGAAGAATCCGGATTGGAAATCCATCCAGGTAGGCTTCATCGCCATCAACAAGGCTGGAGAAACCGGGGCTTACTGCCTACAATCCGGCTTCGACTTTGCAGTCCTCAACGCGCAGACGGACAACCAGATGTTCCGGCCTGGCTACAAGATCGAAGCCTCCTGA
- a CDS encoding AsmA-like C-terminal region-containing protein — translation MKFLKRLLIALVLIVVLGVAALLAAPILFKEQIVDNVRKSTNKMVDAKVDFSDIDVSFLRSFPDVSARIYDLEVVGIDTFAGLPLLAADEVTVDLGFWSVVGNDGSFNVDAVALERPSVNLLVVNSTLANYLITPTGEATSPEEEATSATFLVNLDHYEIHDGTFVYDDRTTDTYIKIEGLETTGDGDFTASIFDLDTYSEMDHLTLKQGGVTYLNRVAATADAIVNVDLDNQLYTFRENTIRLNALDLTFDGSIQLAENEDILFDLSYQAPANDFRQLWSMIPTAYVEGYSSVQATGLFTLNGTVKGPFNSTTEKYPAFTVSTNIENGSVQYPGRPVGITGIDAKVDVNSPSKDLDRLRVDIPRFNFNLGGDPFAGSFKLTTPLSDPTVDATVKGNLDLDKWAQAIPLEGISQLGGKIIADVVLQNVSQSLIDAGDYAQVNMGGDLEIIDFVYVADGTPDVKIPSAKADFTPQAINIPSFAATLGRSDLAGSASITTPLAYFNPEETMRGDVKFTSNYFDVDEWMAPETDHLAASPAELVEAGVPATEEDVFDRFDFDVDASIAQLNYGTYRPKGIRAVGNVKPNKMTLATAEATLGQSAFSASGDVTNLFDYTFADGVLGGDLTVQSEYIDLADFMEEEAASQNGSSSSVSEEGAAIPIPDNINLAVNLRADRVKYDDIDLSNMVGRLVMAEGQAVIEDGKTDLFGGRMDFAGAYDTSEPGDPGFRFHYDMSAIDFNQAFEKLNSFAALAPIGKYIQGKFNTDLVLEGKLGEDLFPKLSFLDAKGLFQTFNAQLAGIQPLEKVGNALNVKELKNSTLLKDVMTVFKIEDGTVEVEPFDLSVAGIQMNVAGRHGLDTDMAYNLKAAIPREMIEGNIVTGTAVAALDQLAGQASKLGLNIAPGDVLNVNINLTGTMADPKVKFQLLGTDGTAAANPGEAIVDAAKERLNQELEDRKQQAQAEVDKKVEEVRQQAQEEADKLKGEATARAQAMQDSIKRAAEARAALLQEEARKKLAAQIDSARLDSLRNLLPEDVRNPADRIKDELGKFNPFKKKKKN, via the coding sequence ATGAAATTCCTGAAACGACTCCTGATTGCACTCGTATTAATCGTCGTCTTAGGCGTGGCGGCGCTACTGGCTGCCCCCATCCTCTTTAAGGAGCAGATCGTGGATAACGTCCGGAAGAGCACCAACAAGATGGTGGATGCCAAAGTGGACTTTTCCGACATCGACGTAAGCTTCCTGCGCAGTTTCCCCGATGTCTCCGCGCGGATTTACGACCTCGAAGTGGTGGGCATCGACACGTTCGCGGGCCTCCCCCTCCTCGCCGCCGATGAGGTGACGGTGGACCTTGGCTTCTGGTCGGTAGTGGGCAACGACGGTAGTTTCAACGTGGACGCCGTTGCGCTCGAGCGACCCTCAGTCAACCTACTGGTCGTAAACAGCACCCTAGCCAATTACCTGATTACGCCAACGGGAGAAGCCACTTCACCGGAAGAAGAAGCAACATCGGCCACCTTCCTCGTCAACCTCGACCATTACGAAATTCACGACGGTACCTTTGTGTATGACGACCGGACGACGGACACTTACATCAAAATTGAAGGCCTGGAAACTACTGGTGACGGTGACTTCACGGCTTCCATTTTCGACCTGGACACCTATTCCGAAATGGATCATCTCACCCTCAAGCAGGGTGGCGTTACCTATCTAAACCGCGTGGCCGCTACGGCGGACGCCATCGTAAACGTTGACCTCGACAACCAACTGTATACCTTCCGCGAAAACACGATCCGCCTCAATGCATTGGACCTCACCTTTGATGGCTCCATCCAACTGGCGGAGAATGAAGACATCCTTTTCGACCTCAGCTACCAGGCGCCAGCCAATGACTTTCGCCAACTCTGGAGCATGATCCCGACCGCCTACGTGGAAGGCTACAGCAGTGTGCAGGCAACCGGCCTCTTCACCCTGAACGGCACGGTAAAAGGGCCATTCAATTCCACTACGGAAAAGTATCCCGCCTTTACCGTTTCGACCAACATTGAAAACGGAAGTGTGCAGTACCCAGGCCGGCCCGTCGGCATCACCGGTATCGACGCGAAAGTGGACGTCAACAGCCCCTCAAAAGATCTCGATCGTCTGCGGGTAGACATCCCTCGATTCAACTTCAACTTGGGGGGAGACCCTTTCGCGGGCAGCTTCAAGCTAACGACCCCACTGAGCGACCCTACGGTAGATGCCACCGTCAAGGGTAACCTGGACCTCGATAAATGGGCCCAGGCCATCCCACTGGAAGGCATCAGCCAACTAGGTGGGAAAATTATTGCCGACGTGGTGTTACAAAACGTCAGCCAGTCCCTGATCGATGCCGGCGACTACGCGCAAGTGAACATGGGCGGAGACCTGGAGATCATCGACTTTGTTTACGTCGCGGACGGAACGCCGGACGTCAAAATCCCTTCCGCGAAGGCGGACTTCACACCACAGGCCATCAACATCCCCTCCTTCGCAGCCACGTTGGGCCGCAGTGACCTGGCGGGCTCGGCCTCGATCACCACTCCCCTGGCCTACTTTAACCCGGAGGAAACGATGCGCGGTGATGTGAAATTCACTTCCAACTACTTCGACGTTGACGAGTGGATGGCACCCGAAACTGATCATCTTGCCGCCAGCCCGGCGGAACTGGTGGAGGCAGGTGTTCCGGCTACGGAGGAAGACGTCTTCGACCGTTTTGATTTTGACGTAGACGCAAGTATTGCCCAACTGAATTACGGCACCTATCGCCCAAAAGGTATTCGCGCAGTCGGGAACGTCAAACCGAACAAAATGACCCTGGCGACGGCAGAGGCAACGCTTGGCCAGTCCGCCTTCAGCGCCAGCGGTGACGTGACGAATCTTTTCGATTACACTTTCGCTGATGGAGTGCTGGGAGGAGACCTGACGGTACAATCAGAATACATCGACCTTGCGGATTTCATGGAGGAGGAAGCCGCTTCGCAAAATGGATCATCATCTTCCGTCTCCGAAGAGGGCGCCGCTATCCCCATTCCAGACAACATAAACTTAGCGGTAAACCTACGTGCCGACCGGGTGAAGTACGATGATATTGATTTGAGCAATATGGTTGGCCGTCTCGTAATGGCCGAAGGGCAAGCGGTGATCGAAGATGGCAAAACCGACCTCTTCGGTGGCCGGATGGACTTTGCGGGTGCTTACGATACCTCGGAGCCGGGTGACCCCGGATTTCGCTTCCACTACGACATGTCGGCCATCGACTTCAATCAGGCATTTGAGAAACTAAATTCGTTCGCCGCCCTTGCCCCCATCGGAAAATACATCCAGGGCAAATTCAACACGGATTTGGTCCTGGAAGGCAAGCTCGGGGAGGACCTCTTCCCAAAACTTTCTTTTCTGGACGCTAAGGGTTTATTCCAAACCTTCAACGCCCAACTGGCCGGCATCCAACCACTGGAAAAAGTGGGCAATGCGCTCAACGTAAAAGAGCTGAAGAACAGCACCTTACTGAAGGACGTGATGACCGTCTTCAAAATCGAGGATGGGACGGTTGAAGTGGAACCTTTCGACCTGAGCGTAGCCGGCATCCAAATGAATGTAGCTGGCCGCCACGGTCTGGATACGGACATGGCCTACAACCTGAAGGCCGCCATCCCCCGCGAAATGATCGAAGGCAACATCGTGACGGGGACTGCCGTCGCCGCGCTCGACCAACTGGCCGGGCAAGCTTCCAAACTGGGGCTGAATATTGCCCCGGGCGACGTCCTCAACGTCAACATCAACCTCACCGGCACCATGGCGGACCCCAAGGTCAAGTTCCAACTGTTAGGTACCGATGGCACGGCCGCCGCAAACCCAGGCGAAGCCATCGTAGACGCAGCTAAAGAACGCCTCAACCAAGAATTGGAGGACCGTAAGCAGCAAGCACAGGCAGAAGTTGATAAAAAGGTGGAGGAAGTCCGCCAGCAGGCCCAGGAGGAAGCAGATAAGCTCAAGGGCGAAGCTACCGCCCGCGCTCAGGCGATGCAGGACAGCATCAAACGCGCCGCCGAAGCCCGCGCCGCGTTGCTCCAGGAGGAAGCCCGCAAGAAATTAGCCGCCCAAATCGACTCCGCCCGCCTGGATAGCCTACGCAACCTCTTGCCGGAAGACGTGCGCAACCCCGCCGATCGGATTAAGGATGAGCTGGGCAAGTTCAATCCATTCAAAAAGAAAAAGAAGAATTAA
- a CDS encoding agmatine deiminase family protein, translating to MSRTDLRLPAEWEKQSLVLFAFPRSEGDWGEYLDAASTAMINAANAVNKVCPTLLIVSDLKHFELYRDSYLVEVAQLANNDSWVRDYGPITCYQNGRRVMKHFDFNGWGGKFSADLDTLVTRRLADGKLSHLDYEKVPFELEGGSIESNGAGTILTTKKCLLNSNRNGGRYDQSAVEKVLRERLGGKLIHWLEHGDLEGDDTDAHIDTLARFLDAETIAYVRCDDPTDIHFHELQLMEDELRQLRTQEGRPYRLIPLPWPPVVHSPADGRRLPATYANFLISNGTVFVPTYFDSAAADHPGKQADQRALATIAEAVPYEVTPIPSRPFLEQHGSLHCLTMQMPAPLH from the coding sequence ATGAGTAGAACTGACCTGAGGCTGCCCGCGGAGTGGGAAAAGCAGAGCCTGGTACTTTTCGCGTTTCCACGCTCCGAAGGCGATTGGGGCGAATACCTTGACGCTGCTTCCACGGCAATGATCAACGCCGCAAATGCCGTCAACAAAGTCTGCCCTACCCTACTGATTGTCAGCGACCTGAAGCACTTTGAGCTCTACCGTGATAGTTACCTGGTCGAGGTTGCCCAACTCGCTAACAACGACTCCTGGGTGCGGGATTACGGACCGATCACCTGCTACCAAAATGGCCGCCGGGTAATGAAACACTTCGATTTTAACGGATGGGGCGGCAAGTTCTCAGCGGATTTAGACACCCTGGTTACCCGCCGTTTGGCGGACGGTAAACTCTCTCACCTCGATTACGAAAAGGTTCCTTTTGAACTGGAGGGCGGCAGCATTGAAAGTAACGGGGCGGGCACTATCCTGACCACCAAAAAGTGCCTCCTGAATTCGAATCGAAACGGTGGTCGGTACGATCAATCAGCGGTAGAAAAAGTACTGCGGGAACGCCTGGGCGGGAAACTGATTCACTGGCTAGAACACGGTGATCTCGAGGGAGATGACACCGATGCGCACATTGATACCCTGGCACGGTTTTTAGATGCGGAGACCATCGCCTACGTACGTTGTGACGACCCTACGGACATTCATTTTCACGAATTGCAACTGATGGAGGATGAGCTTCGCCAGCTACGCACGCAGGAGGGACGCCCTTACCGCCTCATCCCCCTACCCTGGCCACCAGTGGTACATAGCCCTGCGGACGGTCGCCGCCTACCTGCTACCTACGCTAACTTTTTGATCTCCAATGGAACGGTGTTTGTGCCTACCTACTTCGACAGTGCAGCGGCCGACCACCCAGGTAAACAAGCGGATCAGCGGGCGCTCGCTACGATTGCGGAAGCGGTCCCTTACGAGGTGACGCCCATTCCAAGCCGTCCATTCCTGGAACAACACGGCTCCCTGCACTGCCTGACGATGCAAATGCCGGCGCCGCTACACTAA
- the bioA gene encoding adenosylmethionine--8-amino-7-oxononanoate transaminase, translated as MTPEDLAFDRHHLWHPYTSLKDPLPTYPIVAGEGARLQLADGRWLIDGMSSWWCAVHGYNVPELNEAARAQLDKISHVMFGGLTHQPAVELGRLLVRITPEPLQRVFLADSGSVSVEVAMKMAIQYQFAKGERGRSKFLTFRGGYHGDTTGPMSVCDPETGMHGLFAGFLPTHHFIDRPLAGVEAELDQDYLAKVKRAFADHARECAAFICEPIVQGAGGMHFYNTAYLNVIRELCDEYGLLLIYDEIATGFGRTGNLFAAETTACPDVMCLGKALTGGYLTLAATLCTDHVAETIGNSEVPNLMHGPTFMGNPLACSIAVASLKLLEARDWQQEVANIRAVLNEFLSPARALAVVADVRILGAIGVIELHEAVRLAEIQAFFVEHGVWVRPFGKLVYLMPPFVIKRDDLIQLCTVLVKAVQPENQGKLYG; from the coding sequence ATGACGCCGGAGGACCTCGCCTTTGATCGCCACCACCTGTGGCACCCCTATACGTCGCTAAAGGACCCACTACCCACGTACCCCATCGTAGCGGGCGAAGGTGCGCGTTTGCAACTGGCGGACGGGCGGTGGCTGATTGATGGCATGAGCTCCTGGTGGTGCGCTGTCCACGGCTACAACGTGCCCGAACTAAATGAAGCGGCACGGGCCCAACTGGATAAGATTTCCCACGTGATGTTTGGCGGCCTCACCCACCAACCCGCGGTGGAATTGGGACGGCTGCTCGTCCGAATTACGCCCGAACCGCTACAGCGGGTTTTTCTGGCCGATAGCGGTTCCGTTAGCGTGGAGGTGGCGATGAAAATGGCAATCCAGTACCAATTTGCGAAGGGGGAACGGGGGCGGAGTAAGTTCCTCACTTTCCGGGGTGGATACCACGGCGATACGACCGGGCCGATGTCCGTTTGCGACCCCGAAACGGGGATGCACGGCCTCTTTGCTGGTTTCTTGCCAACCCACCACTTCATCGATAGACCACTCGCTGGCGTTGAGGCCGAACTCGATCAGGATTACCTGGCTAAGGTAAAACGCGCCTTCGCCGATCATGCACGTGAGTGCGCTGCCTTCATCTGTGAACCCATCGTACAAGGGGCCGGAGGCATGCACTTTTACAATACTGCCTACCTGAATGTCATCCGAGAATTGTGCGATGAATACGGTCTGCTACTCATCTACGACGAAATCGCCACCGGCTTCGGGCGTACGGGAAACCTCTTCGCGGCGGAGACTACGGCATGCCCCGATGTCATGTGCCTGGGGAAAGCGCTAACTGGTGGTTACCTCACCCTCGCCGCTACGCTTTGTACGGACCACGTGGCGGAGACAATCGGTAATAGTGAGGTGCCCAATCTGATGCACGGGCCGACCTTCATGGGGAATCCACTCGCCTGTAGCATCGCCGTAGCGAGTCTGAAGTTATTGGAAGCCCGCGATTGGCAGCAGGAAGTAGCAAACATACGTGCCGTCCTGAATGAATTCCTCAGCCCCGCCCGCGCACTCGCAGTGGTGGCCGACGTACGAATCCTGGGCGCAATCGGCGTCATTGAATTGCACGAAGCGGTGCGGCTAGCCGAGATACAAGCATTCTTCGTAGAGCACGGCGTATGGGTCAGACCCTTCGGGAAGTTGGTTTATTTGATGCCACCGTTTGTAATCAAGCGGGATGATCTTATACAGCTCTGTACCGTGCTGGTGAAAGCCGTGCAGCCGGAGAACCAAGGCAAGTTGTACGGTTAA
- a CDS encoding adenylate/guanylate cyclase domain-containing protein: protein MFKSFSLRSKLILILLGVSLLAALIVIGVGYFVGVESIEKEVYARLTSARNGKAFEVEEYFHQEAAVVEILAKSEKAAQAIQEFTMAFRQIEASDTISCTRDLEAYYDDFLDSLGQNLTVRRELSSYYPNSAAACYLQYHYLSKSTLTDARYEVDNAGDGSEYSTVHERYHDFYREALQKFGFYDIFLIDIQTKTIMYSVMKETDYATSLSSGPYRNSNLAALAEKVEKNADLNEAQIADFSFYRPSYGAPAAFMGSPVFYRNELVGILAVQLSVDKINRIMNYGGEWAENGLGETGEVLLVGEDYLLRSDPRSFLTDKDRFIENMKQINMNDEKIDLMASIGPILVTELRSDNITRALRGESNITEMIGYNNDAILSAFTPVDLPGGLRWALVTEIDEAEAMSPVQRFQNLNLAAVALIIAIITIMAMAITRSLIRPIDRLTEGAEAVRAGDTKVRVEKIANDEMGRLTEVFNGMVESIDEQKSEIEKQARENNDLLYNRFPDAIAERYRNGEVNIVDKFQGVTILSADLRGTSSLDEFTPDMAWPIVQEVSARFNDAADELGMEVIIAIPDGFLCVCGMNIPRLDNARRVAIMALKMREIIENINTKHNVSLVLNAGMSTGPVLAGILEDQTKNYVIWGPAVDAAQRLAYLAARNMTLGTEEMMRLMAGNFHFDKVHTIKLGPKNIIRVGRLVGRVTDLQAAGVEFTPLDLDAPTTKKS, encoded by the coding sequence ATGTTTAAGAGTTTTAGCTTAAGATCAAAACTGATCTTGATCCTACTTGGTGTATCCCTGCTAGCTGCCCTGATTGTGATTGGCGTCGGCTATTTTGTGGGAGTAGAGAGTATCGAAAAAGAAGTGTACGCGCGACTTACTTCGGCTAGAAATGGCAAAGCTTTTGAGGTCGAGGAATACTTCCACCAAGAAGCGGCCGTCGTAGAAATTCTGGCTAAAAGCGAAAAGGCGGCACAGGCCATTCAGGAATTCACGATGGCCTTTCGCCAAATCGAAGCATCCGACACCATCAGTTGTACGCGTGACCTGGAAGCTTACTACGACGATTTTCTGGATTCCCTGGGTCAAAACTTAACCGTGCGTCGAGAACTTTCCTCCTACTACCCCAATTCGGCGGCGGCGTGTTACTTGCAATACCACTACCTCAGTAAAAGTACGCTCACCGATGCCCGCTACGAAGTAGACAATGCTGGGGACGGGAGTGAATACAGTACCGTCCACGAACGCTATCATGATTTCTACCGGGAAGCCCTGCAGAAATTTGGCTTCTACGATATTTTCCTGATTGATATTCAGACCAAGACCATCATGTACTCGGTCATGAAGGAGACGGACTACGCCACGAGCCTTTCAAGTGGCCCTTATCGCAACAGCAATCTGGCGGCGCTAGCGGAGAAGGTGGAGAAGAATGCCGACCTCAACGAAGCCCAGATTGCGGATTTCTCCTTTTACCGCCCTAGCTACGGCGCCCCGGCCGCCTTCATGGGGAGCCCGGTATTCTACCGCAATGAATTAGTCGGTATACTGGCCGTCCAGCTTTCGGTGGACAAGATCAACCGCATCATGAACTACGGTGGCGAGTGGGCCGAGAACGGCCTCGGAGAAACCGGTGAGGTGCTCCTCGTAGGGGAAGACTATCTACTTCGTTCTGACCCCCGCAGTTTCCTGACTGATAAGGATCGCTTCATCGAAAACATGAAGCAGATCAACATGAACGACGAGAAGATCGACCTAATGGCAAGCATTGGCCCGATCCTGGTCACCGAATTGCGTAGTGATAACATCACCCGCGCACTACGTGGTGAGTCCAACATCACCGAAATGATTGGCTACAATAACGATGCTATTCTTTCCGCATTTACCCCCGTCGACCTACCCGGCGGCCTCCGTTGGGCGCTGGTGACGGAGATTGACGAGGCAGAAGCCATGTCGCCCGTCCAACGTTTTCAAAACCTGAATCTGGCTGCCGTAGCCCTGATCATCGCCATCATCACCATCATGGCCATGGCCATCACCCGTTCGCTGATCCGCCCCATCGACCGACTCACCGAAGGCGCCGAGGCCGTCCGAGCTGGAGATACCAAGGTCCGTGTCGAGAAAATCGCTAACGATGAAATGGGGCGCCTCACCGAGGTATTCAACGGTATGGTGGAGAGCATCGACGAACAGAAATCAGAGATTGAAAAACAGGCCCGGGAAAACAATGACCTCCTGTACAATCGCTTCCCCGACGCCATCGCAGAACGCTACCGGAACGGAGAGGTTAACATTGTTGACAAATTTCAGGGCGTCACCATCCTGAGCGCTGACCTACGCGGCACCTCTTCGCTGGATGAATTTACCCCGGATATGGCTTGGCCCATCGTACAGGAAGTGTCCGCCAGATTTAATGATGCAGCTGATGAACTAGGCATGGAGGTCATCATTGCCATCCCCGACGGATTTTTATGCGTCTGTGGTATGAATATTCCCCGGTTGGACAATGCCCGCCGTGTAGCCATCATGGCCCTGAAAATGCGCGAGATCATTGAAAATATCAATACCAAGCATAATGTAAGTCTGGTACTGAACGCAGGGATGTCTACCGGACCAGTACTGGCTGGCATCCTGGAAGACCAGACCAAAAACTACGTGATCTGGGGCCCCGCCGTTGATGCCGCCCAGCGCTTGGCTTACCTGGCCGCGAGAAATATGACGCTCGGCACGGAGGAGATGATGCGACTAATGGCTGGTAACTTCCATTTCGACAAGGTGCACACCATTAAACTTGGGCCTAAGAATATCATTAGGGTCGGTCGTTTGGTAGGCCGTGTAACGGACTTACAAGCAGCTGGGGTTGAATTCACCCCACTGGATCTTGATGCCCCCACTACTAAAAAATCTTAA
- a CDS encoding SUMF1/EgtB/PvdO family nonheme iron enzyme, translating into MFRRPSLRLITLLAFLCAAAGAGYGCKQSGPVPPTEVPDGMVWIAPNGESEGFFMDATETTVAEFRAFVEATNFVTEAEEFGWSGVFNRDSLNWLPVDSATWDQPLGPVPGPDSLVQNAAPAAAPANTPVTQVSMRDVQAYLKWAGKELPTEKEWMHAASQSGKYGDFPWGTEMVPDGKFPGNWWQGPFPFNDEVLDGFPGIAPVKSFPPAENGLYDISGNVWEWTASKAPDGTYIIKGGSFLCSTSYCTGFNLKQRQTTPADSGLNHLGFRGIIRPSK; encoded by the coding sequence ATGTTCCGCCGCCCGTCCTTACGACTGATCACATTACTCGCCTTTTTGTGCGCTGCCGCGGGTGCAGGGTACGGGTGCAAGCAGTCCGGACCGGTGCCTCCAACCGAAGTGCCAGACGGAATGGTCTGGATCGCTCCCAACGGAGAATCGGAAGGCTTTTTTATGGACGCCACGGAGACGACCGTAGCCGAATTTCGAGCTTTCGTGGAAGCCACTAATTTCGTCACCGAAGCGGAGGAATTTGGCTGGTCGGGTGTCTTTAACAGGGATTCCCTCAACTGGTTACCGGTTGATAGTGCTACTTGGGATCAGCCCCTCGGCCCAGTGCCCGGTCCTGATTCCTTGGTCCAGAATGCTGCACCTGCGGCAGCGCCCGCAAATACGCCCGTAACCCAAGTAAGTATGCGTGATGTGCAGGCTTACCTGAAGTGGGCGGGCAAGGAATTACCCACCGAGAAAGAATGGATGCATGCCGCCAGCCAGTCGGGCAAATACGGTGATTTCCCCTGGGGGACGGAGATGGTACCGGACGGTAAATTCCCGGGCAATTGGTGGCAGGGCCCCTTCCCCTTCAACGACGAAGTGCTCGATGGATTCCCCGGAATCGCTCCGGTAAAATCGTTTCCGCCCGCGGAAAACGGCCTATACGATATCTCTGGCAACGTGTGGGAATGGACCGCCTCAAAAGCTCCGGACGGAACCTACATCATCAAAGGGGGAAGCTTCCTCTGCAGCACCTCCTACTGTACCGGATTTAATCTGAAGCAACGGCAAACTACTCCGGCCGACAGCGGGCTGAACCACCTCGGGTTTCGGGGAATCATCCGCCCCAGCAAATAA